One stretch of Burkholderia oklahomensis C6786 DNA includes these proteins:
- a CDS encoding helix-turn-helix transcriptional regulator, which yields MPSSSSTLAKPEVAISTLLADPTPPAESAPDCRLLRVALQDGIDVLVWQGALRQPISMNVRDDWGRVHFCCALQGRSRFSIDAGSRETEHVLSAGTGCISYTPDCSGRATHSGQIESVTVSIRPDLVRELAPNLDAALERKLDSARCCAPCRCDAEMRATAQSLSHALQDRHRYAHGRAGRPSMWLLGQSLALASLVIEAHGDAAPHAWPLPAAERQKLLRARDLLLADLSRAPTIAMLAKETGLSVLKLKRGFRQLFDHSVYGLFQQERMHEARRRLSSADMPVMTVAADMGYANASHFTAAFQKQFGVNPSAFKQRR from the coding sequence GAAGTCGCGATATCGACGCTGCTCGCCGATCCGACGCCGCCCGCCGAATCCGCGCCCGATTGCCGGCTGCTCAGAGTCGCGCTGCAAGACGGCATCGACGTGCTCGTCTGGCAGGGCGCGCTGCGGCAGCCGATCTCGATGAACGTCCGCGACGATTGGGGCCGCGTTCATTTTTGCTGCGCGCTGCAGGGGCGCTCGCGCTTCTCGATCGACGCCGGCAGCCGCGAAACCGAGCACGTGCTGTCGGCGGGCACGGGATGCATCAGCTACACGCCGGATTGTAGCGGCCGCGCAACGCATTCGGGCCAGATCGAAAGCGTGACCGTGTCGATCCGGCCGGATCTCGTGCGCGAGCTCGCACCCAACCTGGACGCGGCGCTCGAACGCAAGCTCGATTCGGCGCGCTGCTGCGCGCCGTGCCGGTGTGACGCGGAAATGCGCGCGACCGCGCAATCGTTGAGCCATGCGCTGCAGGACAGGCATCGGTACGCGCACGGCCGCGCGGGCCGCCCGTCGATGTGGCTGCTCGGACAGAGCCTCGCGCTCGCGAGCCTCGTGATCGAGGCGCATGGCGACGCCGCGCCGCATGCATGGCCGCTACCGGCGGCGGAGCGGCAGAAGCTGCTGCGCGCGCGGGATCTTCTGCTCGCGGATCTGAGCCGCGCGCCAACGATCGCGATGCTCGCGAAGGAAACGGGGCTCAGCGTGCTCAAGCTCAAGCGCGGGTTCCGGCAACTGTTCGATCACAGCGTCTACGGGCTCTTCCAGCAAGAGCGAATGCACGAAGCGCGCCGCCGGCTGTCGAGCGCCGACATGCCGGTGATGACCGTCGCGGCCGATATGGGCTACGCGAACGCGAGCCACTTCACGGCGGCGTTCCAGAAGCAGTTCGGCGTCAATCCCTCGGCGTTCAAGCAGCGTCGCTGA
- a CDS encoding non-ribosomal peptide synthetase, translating to MSDLHTSLAPDPAVEADCIALDGASLRGELAADLSVDPERLDADANLLQLGLDSMRLMAWLNRLRSRGHTLTLRELYREPTLAGWLALMRRSPARVAERPAAPQAWPTMRDGEAFALTPVQHAYLVGRSAQQPLGGIGCHLYQEFDGAGLTPDRLESAVRALIARHPMLSVAFRADGRQQWRAGSSWPGVAVHDLRACGDAEREQALAALRERLGHRVLDVEHGETFDFQLSLLPGGRHRLHVDLDLLVLDAASFTLVFDELAALVGGRALPDIGSNYDFRSYVAHLQHDSAAARETAQRYWRAKLPELPAAPRLPLAQEPERVAPVRFSRRRAALGEADWRAFKAQASACGVTPTMALATCFGAVLARWSGEPRLLLNLTLFDRQPLDPAVERMIADFTNILLIDLAAEGAPFDALARANQATFADAYEHRHWSGVELLRELRKEQRHPHGVPVVFTSNLGRPLYGRDTAAALGEPAWGISQTPQVWIDHLAFEHDASVWLQWDSVDALFPASLVDALFDAYVALVRHLVRDASAWRKPLPDPMPDAQRTVRARVNDTARPVPDGCLHDGFFHVAGRTPDAVALIHRDARISYATLAEQARRCAGALAARGVGAGDTVAVSMSKGIGQIVAVLGVLHAGAVYVPVPLDQPEERRRKIYDDARVKRVLVCRDDPAAIAASDDPARYLAWQDAVAADALRDPVAVDPRTPAYVIYTSGSTGTPKGVVISHRGALNTCAELNRRYRVGPDDRVLALSALHFDLSVYDIFGVLAAGGALVLVDEAQRRDPAVWCELLDRHRVTVWNSVPALFDMLVTYAEGFELCAPSTLRVAMLSGDWIGLDLPARYRAFRADGELVAMGGATEASIWSNAYDVGDVPPPWRSIPYGYPLANQRYRVVDERGRDCPDWVPGELWIGGEGIALGYFNDAERTARQFVDDASGRWYRTGDHGCYWPDGTLEFLGRRDKQVKIGGYRIELGEIDAALNRIDGVKTGIALAVGERDKSLVAFVVPSCDALFDERRADPAWPSDFRALVAPTDGCGAAREADPDTDVDAHAGRAIDAIGNASAIADASRDADADAIAKSDAAIERLVADFLHDHLQREGVTFDAPLDVDAALACYRAQPAWRALFARWLALLAAHGRLAERDGTYRRGPRYDHARRRPRADDPLFTTADALLAHHDALGAILRGLRPAHTLLDHPFWSPESLLLRSDGAGQAIDALATAVAALSRSLGRPARLVEIGARSGLFGEALLRRLDAQRLAYTAVDASQDMVLRAQARIAAFPHAQARRADPASLNDLAHGADVVWANNALHRLDDAALDALVELAAPSALVYVTELRDASALALVSADLLAGGAAAQHSLRRAEDWRRAFDDRALACEQSDDVGAHRRFVLRAPAIVRTPDPRKLSAALAAHLPSYMLPQRLYFIDALPLTANGKIDHKALLARCAPAAAAAVADADTDAARQAPQGDAETAVAVLWQRLLQVDAVHRHSHFLQLGGDSLLATRLIGELDRAGYTARLGDLFDYPTLAAFAATLRPRIEPAADTLRPDAASRFQPFPLTDVQQAYLVGRQAGFALGGVGSHFFVEFEVERLDVLHFEAAWNRLIGRHDMLRAVIRDGRQQVLAEVPPFALTRHRVASLDGPDATALRERLAHQVLDPARWPVFDVQAAEDGGERSRLYVCLDNLMLDGLSMQILLAELEQLYVTPDRALPPLDIGFRDYVTHVAGRRASEASLAYWQRRLDGLPSAPQLPLRRTPAEIGTPRFVRLSARLPRAQWHALKAHAGAASLTPSALLLAAYSAVLSAWSAQRELCVNLTLFDRQPVHPQIERVLGDFTSLLLLAWQPANDWLASAQRLQQRLWQDLAHRDVSALWVMRQLAQRHGRAAAEMPVVFTSALGFDHDRFLADASWLEPRSGISQTPQVWLDHQVYESEGELRFNWDAVEALFEPDRLRAMFDQYVALLQRLATDASAWRLPLDVLVPRVGQAGARTMRDERAVGSATAAPAAPITALRDDAQPVDAALVGRLRQHFEQTLGLPIAARQSFFEAGASSLELVQWHVELRHAGYASLAVTDLFTHASPHALAAHLGGAHAPAQADDANRRALLDQRRAKLQRRRGATA from the coding sequence ATGTCCGACCTTCATACGAGCCTCGCCCCCGATCCAGCCGTCGAAGCCGACTGCATCGCGCTCGACGGCGCATCGCTGCGCGGCGAGCTTGCCGCCGATCTGTCCGTCGATCCCGAACGACTCGACGCCGACGCCAACCTGCTGCAACTGGGTCTCGACTCGATGCGCCTGATGGCGTGGCTGAACCGGCTGCGCTCGCGCGGCCATACGCTGACGCTGCGCGAGCTGTACCGCGAGCCGACGCTCGCCGGCTGGCTCGCGCTGATGCGGCGCAGCCCCGCGCGCGTCGCCGAGCGGCCCGCCGCGCCGCAGGCATGGCCGACGATGCGCGACGGCGAAGCGTTCGCGCTCACGCCCGTCCAGCACGCGTATCTCGTCGGCCGCTCCGCGCAGCAGCCGCTCGGCGGCATCGGCTGCCATCTGTATCAGGAGTTCGACGGCGCGGGGCTCACGCCGGACAGGCTGGAATCCGCCGTCCGCGCGCTGATCGCGCGCCATCCGATGCTGAGCGTCGCGTTCCGCGCGGACGGCCGCCAGCAATGGCGTGCGGGTTCGAGCTGGCCCGGCGTCGCCGTGCACGATTTGCGCGCCTGCGGCGACGCGGAGCGCGAGCAGGCGCTCGCCGCATTGCGCGAACGCCTCGGCCATCGCGTGCTCGACGTCGAGCACGGCGAGACGTTCGACTTCCAGTTGTCGCTGCTTCCCGGCGGGCGGCATCGCCTGCACGTCGACCTCGATCTGCTCGTGCTTGACGCGGCGAGCTTCACGCTGGTGTTCGACGAACTCGCGGCGCTCGTCGGCGGCCGCGCGTTGCCGGACATCGGCAGCAATTACGACTTTCGCAGCTACGTCGCGCATCTGCAGCACGACAGCGCGGCCGCGCGCGAAACGGCGCAGCGTTACTGGCGCGCGAAGCTGCCCGAACTGCCGGCCGCGCCGCGTCTGCCGCTCGCCCAGGAGCCCGAGCGCGTCGCGCCGGTGCGCTTCAGCCGCCGCCGCGCGGCGCTCGGCGAGGCCGACTGGCGCGCGTTCAAGGCGCAGGCGAGCGCGTGCGGCGTCACGCCGACGATGGCGCTCGCGACGTGCTTCGGCGCGGTGCTCGCGCGCTGGAGCGGCGAGCCGCGCCTGCTGCTGAACCTGACGCTGTTCGATCGACAGCCGCTCGATCCGGCCGTCGAGCGGATGATCGCCGACTTCACGAACATCCTGCTAATCGACCTCGCCGCCGAAGGCGCGCCGTTCGACGCGCTCGCGCGCGCGAACCAGGCAACGTTCGCCGACGCATACGAGCATCGCCACTGGTCGGGCGTCGAGCTGCTGCGCGAGCTGCGCAAGGAACAACGTCATCCGCACGGCGTGCCCGTCGTGTTCACGAGCAATCTCGGCCGCCCGCTGTACGGCCGCGACACCGCCGCCGCGCTCGGCGAGCCCGCGTGGGGCATCTCGCAAACGCCGCAAGTATGGATCGACCATCTCGCGTTCGAACACGACGCGTCGGTATGGCTGCAGTGGGACAGCGTCGACGCGCTCTTTCCGGCAAGCCTCGTCGATGCGCTGTTCGATGCGTACGTCGCGCTCGTGCGGCATCTCGTGCGTGACGCCAGCGCCTGGCGCAAGCCGCTGCCCGATCCGATGCCCGACGCACAGCGCACGGTCCGCGCGCGCGTCAACGACACCGCGCGGCCGGTGCCGGACGGTTGCCTGCACGACGGCTTCTTCCACGTGGCCGGGCGCACGCCCGACGCCGTCGCGCTGATCCATCGCGACGCGCGGATCAGCTACGCGACGCTCGCCGAACAGGCGCGCCGCTGCGCGGGCGCGCTCGCGGCGCGCGGCGTGGGAGCGGGCGACACGGTCGCCGTCAGCATGTCGAAGGGCATCGGGCAGATCGTCGCGGTGCTCGGCGTGTTGCACGCGGGCGCGGTCTACGTCCCCGTGCCGCTCGACCAGCCGGAAGAACGCCGCCGCAAGATCTACGACGACGCTCGCGTGAAGCGGGTGCTCGTCTGCCGCGACGATCCGGCGGCGATCGCGGCGTCGGACGATCCGGCACGCTATCTCGCGTGGCAGGACGCCGTCGCGGCCGACGCGCTGCGCGATCCCGTCGCGGTCGATCCGCGCACCCCGGCGTACGTGATCTACACGTCCGGCTCGACCGGCACGCCGAAGGGCGTCGTGATCTCGCATCGCGGCGCGCTCAACACGTGCGCGGAGCTGAATCGGCGCTACCGCGTCGGCCCCGACGATCGCGTGCTCGCGCTGTCGGCGCTGCACTTCGATCTGTCGGTCTACGACATCTTCGGCGTGCTCGCGGCGGGCGGCGCGCTCGTGCTGGTCGACGAAGCGCAGCGGCGCGATCCGGCCGTCTGGTGCGAACTGCTCGACCGCCATCGCGTGACCGTATGGAACAGCGTGCCCGCGCTGTTCGACATGCTCGTCACGTACGCCGAAGGCTTCGAGCTTTGCGCGCCGTCGACGCTGCGCGTCGCGATGTTGTCCGGCGACTGGATCGGTCTGGATCTGCCTGCGCGCTACCGCGCGTTTCGCGCGGACGGCGAGCTCGTCGCCATGGGCGGCGCGACCGAGGCGTCGATCTGGTCGAACGCTTACGACGTCGGCGACGTGCCGCCGCCATGGCGCTCGATCCCTTATGGCTATCCGCTCGCGAACCAGCGCTATCGCGTCGTCGACGAGCGCGGCCGCGATTGCCCGGACTGGGTGCCGGGCGAGCTGTGGATCGGCGGCGAAGGCATCGCGCTCGGCTACTTCAACGACGCCGAACGCACCGCGCGGCAATTCGTCGACGACGCGAGCGGCCGCTGGTATCGGACGGGCGATCACGGCTGCTACTGGCCCGACGGCACACTCGAGTTTCTCGGCCGGCGCGACAAGCAGGTGAAGATCGGCGGCTACCGGATCGAGCTCGGCGAGATCGACGCGGCGCTCAATCGCATCGACGGCGTCAAGACCGGCATCGCGCTCGCGGTCGGCGAACGCGACAAATCGCTTGTGGCGTTCGTCGTGCCGTCGTGCGACGCGCTGTTCGACGAACGGCGGGCGGATCCGGCATGGCCGTCCGACTTTCGCGCGCTGGTCGCGCCCACGGACGGATGCGGCGCCGCTCGGGAAGCCGATCCGGACACGGACGTGGATGCGCACGCCGGCCGCGCCATCGACGCCATCGGCAACGCGAGCGCAATCGCGGACGCCAGCCGCGACGCCGACGCCGACGCCATCGCGAAGTCCGACGCGGCCATCGAACGTCTCGTCGCCGATTTCCTGCACGACCATCTGCAACGCGAAGGCGTGACCTTCGACGCGCCGCTCGACGTCGACGCTGCGCTCGCGTGCTATCGCGCGCAGCCGGCGTGGCGTGCGCTGTTCGCGCGCTGGCTCGCGCTGCTGGCCGCGCACGGCCGCCTCGCCGAACGGGACGGCACGTATCGCCGCGGCCCGCGCTACGACCACGCGCGCCGCCGGCCGCGCGCCGACGATCCGCTCTTCACGACCGCCGACGCGCTGCTCGCTCACCACGACGCGCTCGGCGCGATCCTGCGCGGGCTGCGCCCGGCGCACACGCTGCTCGACCATCCGTTCTGGTCGCCGGAATCGCTGCTGCTGCGCAGCGATGGCGCCGGGCAAGCGATCGATGCGCTCGCCACCGCGGTCGCGGCGCTATCCCGCTCGCTCGGGCGGCCCGCACGGCTCGTCGAGATCGGCGCGCGCAGCGGCCTGTTCGGCGAAGCGCTGCTGCGCCGCCTCGACGCGCAACGGCTGGCCTACACGGCCGTCGACGCGTCGCAGGACATGGTGCTGCGCGCGCAGGCGCGCATCGCCGCGTTCCCGCATGCGCAAGCGCGGCGCGCGGACCCCGCGTCGCTGAACGATCTCGCGCACGGCGCCGACGTGGTCTGGGCCAACAACGCGCTGCACCGCCTCGACGATGCGGCGCTCGACGCACTCGTCGAGCTGGCCGCGCCGTCGGCGCTCGTCTATGTGACCGAGCTGCGCGATGCGTCGGCGCTCGCGCTCGTCAGCGCCGACCTGCTCGCGGGCGGCGCTGCCGCGCAGCACAGCCTGCGTCGCGCGGAAGACTGGCGACGCGCATTCGACGATCGCGCGCTCGCGTGCGAGCAGTCGGACGACGTCGGCGCGCACCGGCGCTTCGTGCTGCGCGCGCCCGCCATCGTGCGCACGCCCGATCCGCGAAAGCTGAGCGCGGCGCTCGCTGCGCACCTGCCGTCTTACATGCTGCCGCAGCGGCTCTACTTCATCGACGCCCTGCCGCTCACCGCGAACGGCAAGATCGACCACAAGGCGCTGCTGGCCCGCTGCGCGCCCGCCGCCGCCGCCGCTGTCGCCGATGCCGACACCGACGCCGCGCGGCAAGCGCCGCAGGGCGACGCCGAAACGGCCGTCGCCGTGCTGTGGCAACGCCTGCTGCAAGTCGATGCGGTGCATCGGCACAGCCACTTCCTGCAGCTCGGCGGCGACAGCCTGCTCGCGACGCGCCTGATCGGCGAACTCGATCGGGCGGGCTACACGGCGCGGCTCGGCGATCTGTTCGACTACCCGACGCTCGCCGCCTTCGCCGCGACGCTGCGCCCGCGCATCGAGCCGGCAGCGGACACGCTGCGGCCCGACGCCGCGTCGCGCTTCCAGCCGTTCCCGCTCACCGACGTCCAGCAGGCGTATCTGGTCGGCCGCCAGGCCGGCTTCGCGCTGGGCGGCGTCGGCTCGCACTTCTTCGTCGAATTCGAAGTCGAGCGGCTCGACGTCCTGCATTTCGAAGCGGCGTGGAACCGCCTGATCGGGCGGCATGACATGCTGCGCGCGGTCATCCGCGACGGCCGGCAGCAGGTGCTCGCCGAAGTGCCGCCGTTCGCGTTGACGCGCCATCGCGTCGCGAGCCTCGACGGTCCCGACGCCACCGCGCTGCGCGAGCGGCTCGCGCATCAGGTCCTCGATCCCGCGCGCTGGCCCGTGTTCGACGTGCAAGCGGCCGAAGACGGCGGCGAGCGCAGCCGGCTCTACGTGTGTCTCGACAATCTGATGCTCGACGGTCTCAGCATGCAGATCCTGCTCGCCGAGCTCGAGCAGTTGTATGTCACGCCCGATCGCGCGCTGCCACCGCTCGACATCGGCTTTCGCGATTACGTGACGCACGTCGCCGGCCGGCGCGCCAGCGAAGCGTCGCTCGCCTACTGGCAGCGCCGGCTCGACGGCCTGCCCTCCGCGCCGCAACTGCCGCTTCGCCGCACGCCCGCGGAAATCGGGACGCCGCGCTTCGTGCGGCTGTCGGCGCGCCTGCCGCGTGCGCAATGGCACGCGTTGAAAGCGCACGCCGGCGCGGCGAGCCTGACGCCGTCGGCCCTGCTGCTCGCCGCATATTCGGCCGTGCTGTCCGCGTGGAGCGCGCAGCGCGAGCTGTGCGTGAACCTGACGCTGTTCGATCGGCAGCCGGTGCATCCGCAGATCGAGCGGGTGCTCGGCGACTTCACGTCGCTGCTGTTGCTCGCGTGGCAGCCCGCGAATGACTGGCTCGCGAGCGCGCAGCGGCTGCAGCAGCGGCTGTGGCAAGACCTCGCGCACCGCGACGTGTCGGCGCTCTGGGTGATGCGTCAGCTCGCGCAACGGCACGGCCGGGCCGCCGCCGAGATGCCGGTCGTGTTCACGAGCGCGCTCGGCTTCGATCACGACCGCTTCCTCGCCGACGCGTCGTGGCTCGAACCGCGCTCGGGCATCTCGCAGACGCCGCAGGTATGGCTCGATCACCAGGTCTACGAATCGGAAGGCGAGCTGCGCTTCAACTGGGATGCGGTCGAAGCGCTGTTCGAGCCCGATCGGTTGCGCGCGATGTTCGATCAGTACGTCGCGCTGCTGCAGCGGCTCGCGACCGACGCATCGGCGTGGCGGCTACCGCTTGACGTCCTCGTGCCGCGTGTCGGCCAGGCCGGCGCGCGGACGATGCGCGACGAGCGCGCGGTCGGCTCCGCCACCGCCGCGCCCGCGGCGCCGATCACCGCGCTTCGCGACGACGCGCAGCCGGTCGATGCCGCGCTCGTCGGCCGGCTGCGCCAGCATTTCGAACAGACGCTCGGCCTGCCGATCGCCGCGCGACAGAGCTTCTTCGAAGCCGGCGCGTCGTCGCTCGAACTCGTTCAATGGCACGTCGAGCTTCGGCACGCAGGCTATGCGTCGCTCGCGGTGACGGATCTCTTCACGCATGCGTCGCCGCACGCGCTCGCCGCGCATCTCGGCGGCGCGCACGCGCCGGCCCAGGCCGACGATGCGAACCGGCGCGCGCTCCTCGACCAGCGCAGAGCAAAGTTGCAGCGTCGGCGAGGAGCCACCGCATGA
- a CDS encoding MFS transporter, with amino-acid sequence MKRYLPYWSYYAHQGMVSALTMQGVVGYFRHAGADLAQLSWLSLAMLPWVGKFLWAPWCERHALPLRGNRYQGSLVLLQLGMAALIACIGLLPPTHAAGTIVVSLTLLSLLSASHGIYANGIAICTTDARSRPFANVAQVGGSYLGIPLGSFVFLAIAERAGWRYGFAGIAALSLLLLIPSLLIRQPMQAAPVGSARPRLRWRDLRGIGPALALTAIYLVAMRGLMALQTVLLVDAGLGLSALGEVVTIYSTAASGVGIALGGWAMRRFGAWRCVLPVMLSFPLLAGVLAIGYPRFGIREWTLAFGFVNVAAAIGFVTLYNVLMGLTRPHQPASDYALFQSTDMAVAMLMSMAVLRISHAVGYRPVLALLAALAVASLWPAIRLCRRLARPATPALSPAAREPSLETSHG; translated from the coding sequence ATGAAGCGCTATCTGCCGTACTGGTCGTACTACGCGCACCAGGGCATGGTCAGCGCGCTGACGATGCAGGGCGTCGTCGGCTACTTCCGGCACGCGGGCGCCGACCTCGCTCAACTGAGCTGGCTGTCGCTCGCGATGCTGCCCTGGGTCGGCAAATTCCTGTGGGCGCCGTGGTGCGAGCGTCACGCGTTGCCGCTGCGCGGCAACCGCTATCAGGGCAGTCTCGTGCTGCTGCAACTCGGCATGGCGGCTCTCATCGCGTGCATCGGCTTGCTGCCGCCGACGCACGCGGCGGGCACGATCGTCGTGTCGCTGACGCTGCTGTCGCTGCTGTCCGCGAGCCACGGCATCTACGCGAACGGCATCGCGATCTGCACGACCGACGCCCGCAGCCGCCCGTTCGCGAACGTCGCGCAAGTCGGCGGCAGCTATCTGGGGATTCCGCTCGGTTCGTTCGTGTTCCTCGCGATCGCCGAGCGCGCCGGCTGGCGCTACGGCTTCGCGGGCATCGCCGCGCTGTCGCTGCTGCTGCTGATTCCGTCGCTGCTGATCCGGCAGCCGATGCAGGCCGCACCCGTCGGCTCGGCGCGTCCGCGCCTGCGCTGGCGCGATCTGCGCGGGATCGGGCCCGCGCTCGCGCTGACCGCGATCTACCTCGTCGCGATGCGCGGGCTGATGGCGCTGCAGACCGTGCTGCTCGTCGATGCGGGGCTCGGCCTGAGCGCGCTCGGCGAAGTCGTCACGATCTACAGCACGGCCGCGAGCGGCGTCGGCATCGCGCTCGGCGGCTGGGCCATGCGCCGTTTCGGCGCGTGGCGGTGCGTGCTGCCCGTCATGCTGTCGTTCCCGCTGCTCGCGGGCGTGCTCGCCATCGGCTATCCCCGCTTCGGCATACGCGAATGGACGCTCGCGTTCGGCTTCGTCAACGTCGCGGCGGCGATCGGCTTCGTCACGCTCTACAACGTGCTGATGGGACTCACCCGCCCTCACCAGCCGGCATCCGACTACGCGCTGTTCCAGTCGACCGACATGGCCGTCGCCATGCTGATGTCGATGGCCGTCCTGCGCATCAGCCACGCCGTCGGCTATCGCCCGGTGCTCGCTTTGCTCGCCGCGCTGGCCGTCGCCAGCCTGTGGCCCGCGATCCGGCTGTGTCGCCGGCTCGCGCGGCCGGCCACGCCCGCGCTTTCTCCCGCCGCCCGCGAACCCTCTCTCGAAACCAGTCATGGATAA